The stretch of DNA GTAGGCCCGCAGATCCTTGATCTGTTGTTCGACTTTGGTGGTCAGGGCAAAATTTCCCTGCACCTGGGTCTGGGCGTACTCCAGGTGCTGGATCGCCTGATCAAGGTCGCCAGTGAGGCGGAAGAACTCGGCACGCGCCAGGTGCACTCCCGTAATATCCTTGGCCAGACCACGCACTTCTGCCAGTATGTACCAGACATCGGGGTCATTGGGGCGGCTGCTCACCAGCTGGCTTAGTAGCTGCTCGGCAGGCTTGTACTTGCGTTCCGCCACCAGAATATTGGCGTAGTTCATGGTCAGTGGCAGGTTCTCGGGTGTCAGTTCCAGAGCACCTTTCAGGCGCTTGTCGGCGGCTGCATATTGGCCCCGTTCGCTGTCAATCAGCGCCTGGGCAATCAGGTAATGGCGGTTGTCGGGCGCTTCCTTCAGGAGGGGGGCCAATGCCTGCTCGGCTTCGTCAAGGCGCTGCGCTTTGGTCAGGGCCAGTGCCAGTCCATAACGCACGGCAAAGGGCGGCGTTGAGGAGCCGTTTTTTAGCTCGCTTTCGTAGCGCTCGATCAGCTTGTTGATATCCCGGTTATGGTGGATTTGCGCCTTCACCCGCATCAGGTGGTAGCTGGGGTTGTCCTGGTAGTGCTTGAGTGGATATTGCTCGGCACGGGCACGAGATTCGGAAATCCGGTTCTCCGTCACCGGGTGGGTGGAGAGAAACTCGGGGGGCTTTTGGCCAGAAAAGCGACTGGCCCGATTCATCGACTCAAACATGGAGGGCATCGCCCTGGGGTCCATGTTGGCGCGGGCCAGGTTCTGGATGCCGACGTTGTCTGCTTCACGCTCGTTCTGTCGGCTGAATTTCATCTGCTGGCTTTGAAAGGCGGCCTGGCTGGTCGCCAGCGTTGCAATGCCGGCGTCCCCGCCACCGGCAGCCATTAGCAAGACGCTGGCAAGTGTCGCCGCAAGGCTCGGGATGCGATTGCGCTCAGCCTCCTCGACGTTGCGGGCAAAGTGACGTTGACTCAGGTGTGCCAATTCGTGCGCCAGTACCGAAGCAAACTCCTGTTCGCTATCGGCGTAAAGAAACAGGCCACTGTTGATGCCAACGATCCCCCCCGGTACCGCGAATGCGTTGAGTTCGGGGCTGTCCAGAATGACTACTTCGAGTCGGCGGTCTCTGACCTCGCTGGTTTCGACGAGTCGATAGATGAGACTCTCCGTGTACTCCTTCATCTCCGGGTCGTCGATGGTGGGGGCCTGGCGCCTGAGCGCCTGCAGCCAAGCTCTCCCCAGATAGTGCTCCTGCTGGGCGGTAACGATGGCGGAGGAGCTATCTCCCAGGGCGGGTAATGCCTGCTCCTGTGCCTGGAGGGGAGAGAGGGTGCAGAGGCAGCTCAAACTGCCCAGTGCGACCACCTTGGCGATTCTGTGCATAGGGGACCGTTTCCTTTCGATAACGCCACTTTACCTATATTTGTGCAGCCTTCCCACCCCTTTACCTGTTGCTTACCGATATGCACCTTGGCCCTATGGGAATTAGGGGTGGGCATCGGTTACTATCATTATCCAATAAGAGGCAGGGCCCGTTAGGGCCTTGGTTTGGGGTCGGTGCCCCAGGCCGTTGAGTCGGGGGAGAGGATCGTGACCGTAGCGATTGATGTAGAGCTGGATGCAAAGGGATTGAGTTGCCCGCTGCCGCTGTTAAAGGCCAAGCAGGCGCTTAATGGTATGGCGGCAGGGCAGGTGTTGCGGGTTGAAGCAACCGACGCCGGCTCCGTTCGGGATTTTAAAGCCTTTTGTGAAGTGGCCGGCCATGAGCTGTTGGCCAGCGATGAACATGAAGGGGTGTATGTGCATATCGTACAGAAGGGTGCCCTGTGAAAGATATCAGTATGACCCGGTTTATCAAGGGCTGGTTGCACCGCTACTTTTCGGACGAAGAGGCGGTTATTCTGTTGCTGCTGCTGATTACGGCCCTGGTGATCGTATTGACCATGGGCAGCATGCTGGCTCCGGTGTTTGCCGCCATGGTGCTGGCCTTCCTGCTGCAGGGTGGGGTGAACCAGCTCAAGGCCAGAGGGGTCTCCCACAACCTGGCGGTCACCTTTATCTTCCTGATTTTTTTAACCTCCTTCCTGCTGATCCTGCTGGGATTGGTACCACTGATCGGGGATCAGGTTTCGCGCCTCTTTAACGAGCTGCCGAGGATGATCGGCGATGCCCAGCACACCTTGCAGTTGCTGCCCCAGAAGTACCCCGGGTTTATCTCTGATACCCAGGTGACGGTGTGGATCGACACCCTCAATGGGCAGATAACCAACATTGGGCAGTGGTTTGTTTCCCTGTCGCTGTCCAGTATTCCGGGCTTTGTTGGTGTTTTGATCTACCTGGTGCTGGTGCCGATCCTGGTGTTCTTTTTCCTCAAGGACAGTACCTTGCTGGCCAGCTGGACCGGATCGATGCTGCCGGTGCAGCGTCCGATGATGCGCCAGGTGTACGAGGAGATGAGCAACCAGATTGCCAACTATGTGCGTGGCAAGGCGATCGAAATCCTGATTGTCGGCGGGGTTACCTATCTGGCGTTTGTGATCCTCGGGGTGCGTTACGCCGCGCTGCTTGGACTGTTGGTGGGGCTGTCGGTGGTGGTACCGTACATCGGCGCAGCGGTGGTGACCATTCCGGTCGCCATGATTGCGTTTTTCCAGTGGGGTTGGGGCAACGAGTTTATCGTGTTGATGGTGGTCTACGGCATCATCCAGGCGCTGGATGGCAACGTTCTGGTGCCGCTGCTATTTTCCGAGGCGGTTAACCTGCACCCCATCGCCATTATTGTGGCGGTGCTGGTGTTTGGTGGTCTGTGGGGTTTCTGGGGGGTGTTCTTCGCCATCCCGCTGGCGACGCTGTTGAAGGCATTGATGAACGCGTGGCCAACCCAGATCGGCGATGGGGCCTCCGACGGAGGAGCGCCCCAGTCCTGAGGCGCTCCGCCCGCTACCCTGGTCCTAGGGTGCGCTGTTAAGCTCAATCGCCGCCTGTAGCACCTCCTCGACGTGCCCCTTGACCTTGACCTTACGCCACTCCCGCTGCAGCACCCCCTCCTGGTCGATCAGGAAGGTGCTGCGCTCGATCCCCCGCACCTGCTTACCGTACATGTTCTTCATCTTGATGACATCGAACAGGGTGCACAGTGCCTCATCGCTGTCGGCGATGAGCTCGAACGGGAAGGCCTGCTTGGCCTTGAAGTTTTCATGGGTGCGAAGGGAGTCCCGGGAGACACCCAGTATGTGCGTGTTGGCCCCGCGAAACTGTTCATACAGGTCCCTGAACGCCTGGCCTTCGGTGGTGCACCCCGGGGTGTTGTCCTTGGGGTAAAAGTAGAGGACAACCTGGGAGCCTTTGAAGGCCGAGAGGGATATCACCTGCTCGCCGGTTGCCGGGGCAGAGAAGTCGGGCACAGGGTTGGAAATAGCAACACTCATTGATGATCGTCTCCAGGTAGGGGCCAGAGAGGCCGAGGGAGTGGGAAAAACCAGTTACTATGGGATCAGTTTGGCGGCGCTGGCGCAACCCTGTAGGGACCTTAAATGGGTCATCCAGGGTGCTTGTGATTGTCTCGGTGGCTCAGTAACATAGACCTCTTTTTACACTCGATGGAGCGGTTTTTAATGATAACGGGCAGCATGGTGGCGTTGGTTACGCCGATGCACGAGGATGGAAGTGTCGACTGGGAGGCGCTGGCCCGAATCGTTGAATTTCACCTACAGGAAGGGACTGATTCCATCGTAGCCGTTGGCACAACGGGAGAGTCCGCCACCCTTGATGTCACCGAGCATTGTCAGGTCATCAGCCGGATTGTTCAGCAGGTGGCGGGGCGTATCCCCGTGATCGCAGGCACGGGTGCCAACTCAACCCACGAAGCCCTGGAGTTGACCGAGGAAGCCAAGGGGCTGGGAGTGGATGCCTGCCTGTTGGTCACCCCCTACTACAACAAGCCGACCCAGGAGGGAATGTACCGCCACTACCGCTTTATTGCCGAGCGCGTCGAGGTACCCCAGATACTCTACAACGTACCGGGTCGAACCTCGGTGGACCTGTTGCCGGAGACTGTCGAGCGACTGGCTGAGGTCGACAACATCGTCGGCATCAAGGAGGCGACCGGTGATATTGATCGAGCGCGTCGCCTGATTGCCAACTGCGGTAGCCAGTTTGCGGTTTACTCGGGAGATGATCCGACCGCGGTTGAACTGATTCTGGCCGGTGGTCAGGGCAATATTTCGGTGACGGCCAATGTCGCACCGGCCGCCATGGCGGAGCTTTGCCGCCTCGCCCTGGCAGGTGAAGCGGAGGCGGCTCGTCGCCTCAATGACTCACTCATGCCCCTGCATCGCAAGCTGTTTGTGGAGTCCAATCCGATACCGGTCAAGTGGGCCATGCAACAGATGGGCCTCATGGACGGGGGTATCCGGCTACCCTTGACCCCGTTGTCCGCTGAAGCACAGCCTGAACTTCTCAGTGCCATGAAGCTCTGCGGCCTGCTCTAACTGTTGATCCCTATTTGCTGTTAATACCCAGAGGTCCTGTTGAATGCGAATGTTAAGGATGTTGGCTGTACTCACCGCCACGGTTTTGGTCAGTGGTTGCGTGAACGATTACATCCGTGATCGGACCAATGATTACCTGAGCGCCGAACTCTATCCCCCAACCGTCCTGCCGGAGGGGTATGGTGGCAGGAACCTGGGTGATAGCCTGATGATTCCAGACCGCGCGCAGCGCCCGACGATCGAGGAGTTTGTGGTGCCCCGGCCTAACGCCGTGGTATTGGCTGCTGGCGATGAGAACTTCCGCATCGAGCAGGATGGGGACGCCCGCTGGATTTTGGCCCGCAAGACGCCCTCCCAGGTATGGCCGGTTTTGTTGCAGTTTTGGGAGGCCAGCGATGTGGCCCTGGAGGTTAACGACCCCTCTAACGGTGAGCTGGAAACCAGCTGGGTCGTGATTAATAAGGAGCGTCAGCGCGACCAGGTTCGCCGCCTGATCCGTAGTGTGTTGGGTAGCGATGACAGTGGGCAGATGCAGGAAAAGTTTCGTATCAACGTCCAGCAGGGGGTGCAGCCGGGCTCGACCGAGGTCCACCTTCTGCACGCACGTTCCGCTTCCGGTGAACCCGCTCCGCAAACTCACTGGGGCACCGACAAGGGGAGTGACCTGATGCAGTCCGCCATGCTCAATGAGATGCTGGTCTTTATCTCCAATAACAGCAGTGAAACCGAGTCCGTATCACTGGTGGCCCAGGAGCTGGATGTGGGCAGTCGCGCCACCCTGGTTGAGGATGGTAATGGCAACCCTGCCTTGCGCCTGGAGCTGGCGTTTGATCGCAGCTGGGCGGCAGTGGGCCGTGCGCTGGAAAATACCGCCATCAAAGTGGTGGACCGGGATCGCAGTAGCGGCATCTATTATCTTCAGATCGCCTCGGGTGAGCCCCTTACCGGTGAGGCCGGGACTTCTGACGAGGGCTTTTTCAGCGGCTGGTTTGGCGGTTCCGACAAGGCCGACGAGGAGGCCGGTATAGAGAGTTACCAACTGCGCCTGAGCCGTACCGGAGACCAGGTTAAGGTTTCCCTTGAGCGCAGTGTGAATGAGCTGGCACCGCGCCAGATCAGCAGTGACCTGCTGAGCCTGATCAAGGATAAGCTCAGCTAGAGCCCACCCCCTGTTCTCGCAGGGGTGTTGATTCAAGGTTATGCAGTTCTCCTCCATCGGCAGTGGCAGTAAAGGCAACGGCACCCTCATCCGCTCGGGCGAGACGCTGCTGTTGATCGATTGTGGGTTCAGCCTCAAGGAGACCCTCGCGCGGCTTGCCGCCAAGGGGGTGAGCCCGGAGCAGCTTGATGCCATCTTTGTCACCCACGAGCACGGCGACCATATCAACGGCGTAGCTGCCCTGGCGCGCCGATACCAGATACCGGTCTACCTCAGCGCGGGCACCCGCTATGTGGGCAAGCTGAGCAAGGTTGCGCAGCTGCAGACCATTGCTGATGCTTCCCCGGTAGTGGTAGGGGAGATCGAAGTGCTGCCAGTGGCAGTGCCCCATGACGCCCGGGAACCCCTGCAGTACCTTTTCCACTCTGGTGGGCTCTGTATTGGGGTGCTTACCGACCTGGGCTGTATTACCCGCCATGTGGTTGACCACTATCAGCAGTGCGATGGTCTGCTGCTGGAGTGTAATCACGACCCCTACCTGCTCTCAACCGGCCCCTACCCCCCCTCCCTCAAGGGGCGGGTTGGCGGTAATTATGGGCACCTGAGTAACCAGCAGGCGGCTGAGTTGTTGCGACTGGTGGATCGAGAGCGCCTGCAGCGGCTGGTGGTGGCCCACATCAGCGAGCAGAACAACGCCCGGGAGCGGGTGTTGGAGCAGCTGCTGCCGGAGGTTGATGCCGAACGGCTGGTGTTTGCGGACCAGGGGCAGGGCTTTGACTGGATCACACTTAAAGAGGCAGGGATGGCGCGGTGTGATAACACCCTGTTTGGCACCCTGTCCTTGGGCGGTAATTGAGCCTGCGGGTAGGGTTCGTTTGGGTGTCGCGATTTTATATCCACAGATTCGTCGGCTGCCTCCCCCGGGGTTGGTAAGAGGGGGTAAGGTTAGTTTCTTCTTCTCTGTTCAGGTTTAACAGATTTATCTATCTATCTGAAATATAAGAAAAATAACGATTTATCATTAGGTTTTTTTCTGAATTGATTAAAAAGTGATCAATCCGTAAGGAGGGGGGCGATATAGCGGGATTTGCCCCGTTCTCCCACTGTAGTTCACAGAGATATCCACAGATGTTGTGGGTAATTAAATGAGGTTTTCTCATTAATTTAGGCCTGCCTCTGCAGGCCCCATAAACCCTAGGCCTGCAGCTCCAGCCGAGCGCGGTCCTCTCCACCCAATACTTCAATCAGTGCCTCAACCAGGTCGCAGAGACAGCGGCTCATGAGGGCGAAGTCGGCATCAAAACGGCTCGCCGCATCATCTCCTCCCTGATCGCTGGCCTGCTCCTGGATCTCGTCACCGAAGCGCAGGCGCTTGAGGCTGAAATCGTCGCTCAGCAGGAAGTTCAGCTGGTCACTCCAGCTCAGCGACAGCTTGTTGACCTGCTTGCCGGCTTCCAGGTGGATTTTAATCTCCTCAGCGGTCAGGTCATGGCGTTTACAGCGAATCACGCCCCCCTCGTCGCCGGGTTCACTGAGCTCCGCTTCGTCACCCAACTCGAAGTTAACCGGGGTCTGCTCCAGCCATTGGGTCATGATACTGGCAGGAGCCTGCTTAAGTGCCGGTGGCACTACGGGAAGGCTGCCGAGGCTCCCCCGGAGGTAGCTGACCAGCTCTTCGGCACGTTTAAAAGAGGAGGCATCCACCAGCAACAACCCCTGCTGAGGCGCGATGAATGCGAAGGTGGTGGCGTTGCGGGTAAAGGCGCGGGGCAGCAGGTCGAAGGTGATCTCCTCCTTAAAGCTGTCGCGCTCCTTTTTGTAGACCTTACGGTGTTCGGCCGCCTCAATCTCCTGCACCTTCTCCGCCACCCGCTCACGCACTACGCTGGCGGGAAGCAGACGATCCTCTTTGCGTGCACAAAGCATCAGGAAACCGTTGGTGCTGTGGACGAGCTGATCACTTTGCTTGCCCAGGGGCTCTACCCAACCGTAGCTGGAGAGTTCCTGTTTGCCGCAGGGCCTGAAACGACCTTCGCTGAGCTGGGCCTCCAGTGACTCGGCGCTTTCGGTAAAGGGTTTGGTGAAACGGTAGATAATCAGGTTCTTGAACCACATAGGCGATGTCGGGTGCGTTGAAAAAAAGGGGCCATATGGTAGCAGAATCATTTTTTCAGGCGCGCTTTTTTTAGGGGGGTAGGGCTGTTGGAAAAAAGTCGGGGCCAACTGTTGCGTTCCTTTCGCGTTGCTGCGTATAATTCGCGCCGTCCAACGTCGTGGGTGGTTAGCTCAGCTGGGAGAGCGTCTGCCTTACAAGCAGAGGGTCGGCGGTTCGATCCCGTCACCACCCACCAAATTGGAGCGGTAGTTCAGTTGGTTAGAATACCGGCCTGTCACGCCGGGGGTCGCGGGTTCGAGTCCCGTCCGCTCCGCCACTATTTTTCGGTCTGGAAAGAGTGGTTGGATAGATTTCAGACCATAGAGGTTTCCTCGATCTGGGTGGTTAGCTCAGCTGGGAGAGCGTCTGCCTTACAAGCAGAGGGTCGGCGGTTCGATCCCGTCACCACCCACCAATTCCGGAGCGGTAGTTCAGTTGGTTAGAATACCGGCCTGTCACGCCGGGGGTCGCGGGTTCGAGTCCCGTCCGCTCCGCCATACACGATAAACGCCTTGCAGAGTTACCACCGGTAACGAAGCAGGGCGTTTTTTTTGTCCCATGAGTGCTGCAGGCTGGCGATCTGGCTGCCGGGGGCCACCCCGCTGTTTAAGCACGTCGGTATAATAGCCCTCCCTCTCTTCCGCCAGCAGGAAGCAGGCTTCCGCTCCCGATGACGAGCACTACCTGATCGTTAATTCTGTCGAGGGCTTCACTCTGCCTGGCAGGGACAAAAAAACAGGCGTCCTACTACTTTACAGCCCCTTTGGCTTCGTGTTATGCACATCAGCCGAACGTTTGGTACCACCGTCCATAGGGCAGGACTGGCAGATAGATTGCCGAGTCTTTATCGTAAGTCTATGAAAAATAAGACAAATTAATTGATCAAAAAATAGACAATTTGTAGATTTGTGCTTGGTTGTGCTGTTTTGGGCGCTTTTCCATACTTTGTCCCCAAAGCTATCCACAGATTTTGTGGACAACCCGGGATGGGCAAAAATAGGTCTTTATGAGCACAGCTGTAACCCCCGAAATAAAGCTTCTGCTGGTTGATGGCCTCAATTTGGTGCGTCGGATTTATGGTGCACAGCAGTCTGTGGATAAACTCGAGGCCACCGTGTTGGCCTCCCTGAAAAGAGCCATACGTGAGTTTTCCGCCACTCATCTGCTGGTGTTGATGGATGGGGGCGGGCTCAGTTGGCGTCATCAGCTCTACCCGGGCTACAAGCAGGGACGTAAACCCATGCCGGCCGAGTTGCAGGACTATCTGCCGCATCTGTTGCAGTGCCTGAGTGGGGAAGGGATGGCCGTGATGGAGCAGCCTGCGGTTGAGGCGGATGACCTGATTGCAGCGCTCGTTGCTCGCCTCGAGCGGCGGTCCCTGCGAATCTGCATACTCTCTACCGACAAGGGTTTTTTGCCGCTCCTCAGCCATCAGGTGACGGTGCGGGATCACTTCCGTGGATTCGACTGGACGGCGCAGGCGGTGAGGGAGCGGTTCGGGGTCGGGCCTTTGCAGTTACGGGATTACTGGGCACTGTGTGGGGACAGCAGTAACCATATTCCCGGGGTGAGCGGTATTGGGCCCAAGCGGGCAGGTGAGTTGTTGGAGCACTTCGGCAGTCTGCACAATGTGCTGGCGGCGTCCGAAACGATCGAGGGCCGGGTCGGGGAGCAGCTGCGCAACCAGCGCCAGCAGGCGTTATTGAGCCGACAGCTGCTGGAGCCCCTAACTGAGGTGAGACTTTTGGGAAACCTCAGAGAGTGTCGGCTGGAGGGCGCTTAGGCGCCCCCCCCTCGGTGGTCAGGAGGCGTTGGCGGCCACCCGTTGACGCATATTGATGTAGTCCAGCAGGATGCTGCCTGCCTCCTTCACGAAGGCGTCACTTTTTTCCTTGTTGCTGCCGCCGCCGTTGTGGGTTAACGGCGTATTGGTTTCATCCTCAACCGCCAGGGAGTCCAGCGTCGCCTCGCCGCGGGCGCTGCGATAGCGGTTTTCAATCTCAAGCCGCTGCTGCTGCAGGGCTTCATACTGCCCTTTACGGTCGCTGACCCGAAGAGGAAGCTGGGTGCGGGCATCCTGCTCGAGCCGTAGCTGCGTTTGCTCCTGCAGGTAGTTGAAGTCCGGGTCATTCGCGGCACGCTGTCGATGCAGCTGCTTGAGCCGGGTCAGGTAGGGCTCTGTGGGCTCAAACCCCATATAGGCCACAGGCCTTATCTGATCCCAGGGCAGGGCATCATCGAGGGCGCTTTCGCCGATCTTGCTGGTGTCATAGAGGGAGGGGAAGGGGATATCCGGTACCACTCCTTTATGTTGCGTACTTTGGCCCGAGATGCGGTAGAACTTGGCCAGGGTCAGCTTCAGTTGGCCGTGGTTCAGGGGCTGGATGGTTTGCACTGTTCCCTTGCCGAACGTCTGGCCGCCAATGATCAGGGCGCGCTGGTAGTCCTGCATGGCCCCTGCAAAGATCTCCGAGGCCGAGGCGCTCAGGCGGTCGACCAGTACCGCCATAGGGCCATCGTAGACCAGGTTGTTATCGGGGTCTTTTTGCACGTCAATGCGACCACGGCCATCCCGCACCAGTACAGTTGGGCCGCTGGGGATAAAGAGCCCGGTCAGCTCATTGGCCTCCTGCAAAGAGCCTCCACCGTTACCCCTGAGGTCGATCACCAGACCATCGACCCCCTCCTGCTCGAGTTCGGACAGCAGCCGCTTAACATCGCGGGTGGTGCTCTTGTAATTGGGGTCGCCGGACTGAGCGGCCTTGAAGTCGATATAAAAGGCAGGGATCTGGATTACCCCCAGCTTATAGCTGGTGCCATCGTGCTCCAGCTCAAACACCTCCTTCTGGGCGGACTGCTCCTCCAGCTTCACCTTCTCCCGGGTAATGCTGTAGATACGGGTAACCCCGCTATCACTGTCGGCGGGAATTACCTCCAGCCGTACCACCGAGGCTTTGGGGCCGCGAATCAGCTGTACCACTTCGTCGAGACGCCAGCCAATCACATCCACCATCAGCCCATCCTCACCCTGGGCAACCCCGACAATTTTGTCTGCTGGTTTAAGCTGGCCGGCTTTATCGGCGGGACCCTTGGCCACCAGGCTGACCACTTTGGTGTAGTCATCTTCCGCCTGAAGCACGGCGCCGATCCCCTCCAGGGAGAGGCTCATGTTGATATCAAAGTTTTCCGCATTGCGAGGGGAAAAGTATTGGGTATGGGGGTCGTAGATGCGGGCGAAGGCGTTGATGTAGACCTGGAACGCATCTTCATTGTTGTTCTGGTAGAGCCGGTTCAGCTGGGAGCGATAGCGTTTACCCAGCAGCTCACTGATCTCTTCCAGGTTTTTGCCACTCAGTTTGAGGCGCAGGGCGCTGTCTTTCAGCTGCCGGCGCCAGAGGTCTTCGAGTTCTGCCGAGTTGCTGGCCCAGGGGGATTGGCTACGGTCAATCTCAATGCTCTCCTCGCGGTCAAAGTCGAGGCGGTTGAGCTGGCTATCGGTGTGGCCCAGCAGAAAACGAAGACGCTCCTCAACCCGCTGCTGGTAGATATTATAAATGGTGAACCCCGGCTTCAGGTCGCCTGTTTTCAAAGCGTTATCGAGCTCGCTACGATAAGCTTCAAAATGCTCGATATCAGTGCTGGTAAAGTGGCTGCGGGCCGGGTCGAGGCTATCGAGGTAACGGTCAAGGATCTTGCTTGAGTGCTCGTCATCAAGCGGAATCTTCTCATAATGGGCCCGGCGCAATAGCTGCACCATGTTGACGCTGGCGATCGCCTGCTCCCGTGTCGGCTCGAGCGTGTGCAGTTGCTGTTGCTCCGGGGGCAGGATCTTGGCAACGGCAAGAGAACTCAGCAACAGGGCCAATGTAAGGGAAAGGGTTCTGCTGACTGCCTGCTTGACCATGGGGAATCTCTCAAAAATGCACAATAGAAAGTTGGAGCGTTAAAGCTTATGTTGGTTCCCATCCCGGGTAGGGGAACCGGCCCGCTTTTTTCTCGGGGCCCAGGGCCACAGCTTATGCGGAAATGGTTACTATGGGTAGTCTTGGGGCGGTTAGATGTGATGATGGAGGAGATATGAGCGAGATAAACGGATGGGTAGCAGTCGATGGCAAGGTTCAACGGGTTTCCCGTCCGGTGAACCCTCCGGGGGAGGGAGAGGTCTGTATCCGTATCCATGCCAGCGGCGTCAACCGGGCCGACCTGATGCAGCTCAAGGGGCATTATCCGCCCCCGCCGGGCTACTCCGACTTTATGGGGCTGGAGTGTGCCGGTGTGGTCGAGGCGGTTGGAGCTGGGGTCACGCAGTGGGAGGCGGGTGATGAGGTGATCGCTCTGCTGGCTGCCGGAGGCTATAACGATCGGGTGGTGTGCGATGCGCGTCAGTTACT from Aestuariirhabdus litorea encodes:
- a CDS encoding M48 family metalloprotease, with amino-acid sequence MHRIAKVVALGSLSCLCTLSPLQAQEQALPALGDSSSAIVTAQQEHYLGRAWLQALRRQAPTIDDPEMKEYTESLIYRLVETSEVRDRRLEVVILDSPELNAFAVPGGIVGINSGLFLYADSEQEFASVLAHELAHLSQRHFARNVEEAERNRIPSLAATLASVLLMAAGGGDAGIATLATSQAAFQSQQMKFSRQNEREADNVGIQNLARANMDPRAMPSMFESMNRASRFSGQKPPEFLSTHPVTENRISESRARAEQYPLKHYQDNPSYHLMRVKAQIHHNRDINKLIERYESELKNGSSTPPFAVRYGLALALTKAQRLDEAEQALAPLLKEAPDNRHYLIAQALIDSERGQYAAADKRLKGALELTPENLPLTMNYANILVAERKYKPAEQLLSQLVSSRPNDPDVWYILAEVRGLAKDITGVHLARAEFFRLTGDLDQAIQHLEYAQTQVQGNFALTTKVEQQIKDLRAYQKDVGF
- a CDS encoding sulfurtransferase TusA family protein: MVTVAIDVELDAKGLSCPLPLLKAKQALNGMAAGQVLRVEATDAGSVRDFKAFCEVAGHELLASDEHEGVYVHIVQKGAL
- a CDS encoding AI-2E family transporter, giving the protein MTRFIKGWLHRYFSDEEAVILLLLLITALVIVLTMGSMLAPVFAAMVLAFLLQGGVNQLKARGVSHNLAVTFIFLIFLTSFLLILLGLVPLIGDQVSRLFNELPRMIGDAQHTLQLLPQKYPGFISDTQVTVWIDTLNGQITNIGQWFVSLSLSSIPGFVGVLIYLVLVPILVFFFLKDSTLLASWTGSMLPVQRPMMRQVYEEMSNQIANYVRGKAIEILIVGGVTYLAFVILGVRYAALLGLLVGLSVVVPYIGAAVVTIPVAMIAFFQWGWGNEFIVLMVVYGIIQALDGNVLVPLLFSEAVNLHPIAIIVAVLVFGGLWGFWGVFFAIPLATLLKALMNAWPTQIGDGASDGGAPQS
- a CDS encoding peroxiredoxin; translated protein: MSVAISNPVPDFSAPATGEQVISLSAFKGSQVVLYFYPKDNTPGCTTEGQAFRDLYEQFRGANTHILGVSRDSLRTHENFKAKQAFPFELIADSDEALCTLFDVIKMKNMYGKQVRGIERSTFLIDQEGVLQREWRKVKVKGHVEEVLQAAIELNSAP
- the dapA gene encoding 4-hydroxy-tetrahydrodipicolinate synthase; amino-acid sequence: MITGSMVALVTPMHEDGSVDWEALARIVEFHLQEGTDSIVAVGTTGESATLDVTEHCQVISRIVQQVAGRIPVIAGTGANSTHEALELTEEAKGLGVDACLLVTPYYNKPTQEGMYRHYRFIAERVEVPQILYNVPGRTSVDLLPETVERLAEVDNIVGIKEATGDIDRARRLIANCGSQFAVYSGDDPTAVELILAGGQGNISVTANVAPAAMAELCRLALAGEAEAARRLNDSLMPLHRKLFVESNPIPVKWAMQQMGLMDGGIRLPLTPLSAEAQPELLSAMKLCGLL
- the bamC gene encoding outer membrane protein assembly factor BamC, which translates into the protein MRMLRMLAVLTATVLVSGCVNDYIRDRTNDYLSAELYPPTVLPEGYGGRNLGDSLMIPDRAQRPTIEEFVVPRPNAVVLAAGDENFRIEQDGDARWILARKTPSQVWPVLLQFWEASDVALEVNDPSNGELETSWVVINKERQRDQVRRLIRSVLGSDDSGQMQEKFRINVQQGVQPGSTEVHLLHARSASGEPAPQTHWGTDKGSDLMQSAMLNEMLVFISNNSSETESVSLVAQELDVGSRATLVEDGNGNPALRLELAFDRSWAAVGRALENTAIKVVDRDRSSGIYYLQIASGEPLTGEAGTSDEGFFSGWFGGSDKADEEAGIESYQLRLSRTGDQVKVSLERSVNELAPRQISSDLLSLIKDKLS
- a CDS encoding MBL fold metallo-hydrolase; this translates as MQFSSIGSGSKGNGTLIRSGETLLLIDCGFSLKETLARLAAKGVSPEQLDAIFVTHEHGDHINGVAALARRYQIPVYLSAGTRYVGKLSKVAQLQTIADASPVVVGEIEVLPVAVPHDAREPLQYLFHSGGLCIGVLTDLGCITRHVVDHYQQCDGLLLECNHDPYLLSTGPYPPSLKGRVGGNYGHLSNQQAAELLRLVDRERLQRLVVAHISEQNNARERVLEQLLPEVDAERLVFADQGQGFDWITLKEAGMARCDNTLFGTLSLGGN
- the rdgC gene encoding recombination-associated protein RdgC, which codes for MWFKNLIIYRFTKPFTESAESLEAQLSEGRFRPCGKQELSSYGWVEPLGKQSDQLVHSTNGFLMLCARKEDRLLPASVVRERVAEKVQEIEAAEHRKVYKKERDSFKEEITFDLLPRAFTRNATTFAFIAPQQGLLLVDASSFKRAEELVSYLRGSLGSLPVVPPALKQAPASIMTQWLEQTPVNFELGDEAELSEPGDEGGVIRCKRHDLTAEEIKIHLEAGKQVNKLSLSWSDQLNFLLSDDFSLKRLRFGDEIQEQASDQGGDDAASRFDADFALMSRCLCDLVEALIEVLGGEDRARLELQA
- a CDS encoding 5'-3' exonuclease H3TH domain-containing protein, which encodes MSTAVTPEIKLLLVDGLNLVRRIYGAQQSVDKLEATVLASLKRAIREFSATHLLVLMDGGGLSWRHQLYPGYKQGRKPMPAELQDYLPHLLQCLSGEGMAVMEQPAVEADDLIAALVARLERRSLRICILSTDKGFLPLLSHQVTVRDHFRGFDWTAQAVRERFGVGPLQLRDYWALCGDSSNHIPGVSGIGPKRAGELLEHFGSLHNVLAASETIEGRVGEQLRNQRQQALLSRQLLEPLTEVRLLGNLRECRLEGA